Proteins from a genomic interval of Onychostoma macrolepis isolate SWU-2019 chromosome 17, ASM1243209v1, whole genome shotgun sequence:
- the LOC131522747 gene encoding deleted in malignant brain tumors 1 protein-like isoform X4: MANLIKREKMEALTLLLCLLLTAKTSQASCGGTMTDWMGEFFSPQYPSNYPDNSRCTWTIRSTGATTVLLSFTDVFLEECCDYIRVYDGPTTLYPLLGEIRDNTNKQYNSSNNDLTVLFYSDSSVSRRGFHANWFFVGYCSLTTTWPTTTDFPSCIYNCGHEFGSCSCTYDCHYYDSCCLDYDYYCSTTTQTPTTTAATTTPIPTTTTTTPIPTTTPIPTTTTTPIPTTTPIPTTTTPIPTPTTTTTPIPTTTTPIPTTTTTAATTTPPTTTTTAAATTTPTTTTTPPTTTTTAATTTTIDTPQFSPSCMYNCGHDFGICSCNYDCHHYDSCCDDYDYYCSSTTTTTTTPEFSPSCMYNCGHDFGICSCTYDCHYYDSCCFDYGSYCSQLTREPTTTYLIVDDYSCKDICGELLPSCGCDNACQHYGDCCPDYNNYCSSTTTTPTPPPTTTTTITTTTETTTPEFSPSCMYNCGHNFGSCSCTYDCHYYDSCCLDYDYYCSTTTTQTPTTTPPTTTTYTPSFSPSCIYNCGHDFGICSCTYDCHYYGICCFDYDSYCSQLTREPTTTYLIVDDYSCKDICGELLPSCGCDNACQHYGDCCPDYNNYCSSTTTPTPTTTPTTTTETTTPEFSPSCMYNCGHNFGTCSCTYDCHYYDSCCLDYDYYCSSTTTPTTTTETPVTWDETTETTAGPSCMYNCGYHFGSCSCNYDCQFYGNCCYDFHWYCPSYPTTDPVPHPQCGGHLYGSGLFSSPTYPNYYHDNAYCVWYLSAQQGQRIFLTFADVQLERCCNCDYISVYDGSSTGHPQLGKVCFSDTTHQVFHSSSRYLTVVFRSDYSDVSHGFKALFTSSLTADQGRVDCSSDNMVIVIQRSYLNSLGLSANYLYVDDHLCRPTISSTEVVFSFPLDACGTNKEMMNGYVSYTNNVRASQSQSGEITHQSQFLLRVGCRMEPDTMVQIFYKAREIINANITGTGRFNASIAFYTSSNFNQQIYDSPYEVNLNQLLYVQVKLNRPDNSLDLFLDTCVASPNPNDFKDRSYDLLRNGCPRDNTYYSYTSGEHYYAQFSFRAFKFLRTHAYVYLQCKVIICPDDDYNSRCRQGCRFRRKRSLDSSYHTNTVTLGPIKLKGWRHAFRQREKTEAAE; this comes from the exons ATGGCTAACTTGATCAAGAGAGAAAAAATGGAAGCTCTGACTCTCCTTCTCTGTCTGCTTCTAACTGCTAAAACATCTCAGG CATCATGTGGTGGCACTATGACAGATTGGATGGGTGAATTTTTCAGCCCTCAGTACCCTAGTAACTACCCTGATAACTCACGGTGCACATGGACCATTCGTAGCACAGGGGCGACGACCGTGTTATTGAGCTTCACTGATGTTTT TTTGGAAGAATGCTGTGATTATATCAGAGTATATGATGGTCCGACTACACTCTACCCCTTACTGGGAGAAATACGggacaacacaaacaaacagtacAATTCCAGCAACAATGATCTGACTGTGCTTTTCTACAGCGATAGCAGTGTATCAAGAAGAGGATTTCATGCAAACTGGTTCTTTGTAG GCTACTGCTCACTGACAACAACTTGGCCAACTACAACAG ATTTCCCCTCCTGCATTTATAACTGTGGACATGAATTCGGCAGCTGCTCATGCACCTATGACTGTCATTACTATGACAGCTGTTGCCTTGATTATGACT ATTACTGctcaacaacaacacaaactccaacaacaacagcagcaacaacaacaccaataccaacaacaacaacaacaacaccaataccaacaacaacaccaataccaacaacaacaacaacaccaaTACCAACGACAACACCaataccaacaacaacaacaccaaTACCaacaccaacaacaacaacaacaccaataccaacaacaacaacaccaataccaacaacaacaacaacagcagcaacaacaacaccaccaacaacaacaacaacagcagcagcaacaacaacaccaacaacaacaacaacaccaccaacaacaacaacaacagcagcaacaacaacaactatagATACTCCTCAATTCT CTCCCTCCTGCATGTATAACTGTGGACACGACTTTGGCATCTGCTCATGCAACTACGACTGTCACCACTATGACAGCTGTTGCGATGATTACGACT ACTACTgctcatcaacaacaacaacaacaactactcCTGAATTCT CTCCCTCCTGCATGTATAACTGTGGACACGACTTCGGCATCTGCTCATGCACCTACGACTGTCACTACTATGACAGCTGTTGCTTTGATTACGGCA GCTACTGCTCACAGTTGACGAGAGAACCAACAACTACATATCTAATAG TAGATGATTACTCCTGTAAGGATATCTGTGGTGAATTACTTCCCAGCTGTGGATGTGACAACGCCTGTCAGCATTATGGGGACTGTTGTCCTGACTACAACA ACTACTgctcatcaacaacaacaacaccaacaccaccaccaacaacaacaacaacaataacaacaacaacagaaacaacTACTCCTGAATTCT CTCCCTCCTGCATGTATAACTGTGGGCATAACTTCGGCAGCTGCTCATGCACCTACGACTGTCACTACTATGACAGCTGTTGCCTTGATTATGACT ATTACtgctcaacaacaacaacacaaactcCAACAACAACACCACCAACAACAACTACATATACTCCTTCATTCT CTCCCTCCTGCATATATAACTGTGGACACGACTTCGGCATCTGCTCATGCACCTACGACTGTCATTATTATGGCATCTGTTGCTTTGATTACGACA GCTACTGCTCACAGTTGACGAGAGAACCAACAACTACATATCTAATAG TAGATGATTACTCCTGTAAGGATATCTGTGGTGAATTACTTCCCAGCTGTGGATGTGACAACGCCTGTCAGCATTATGGGGACTGTTGTCCTGACTACAACA ACTACTGCTCATCAACAACAACACCAACACCAACAACaacaccaacaacaacaacagaaacaacTACTCCTGAATTCT CTCCCTCCTGCATGTATAACTGTGGGCATAACTTCGGCACCTGCTCATGCACCTACGACTGTCACTACTATGACAGCTGTTGCCTTGATTATGACT ATTACTGCTCATCAACAACaacaccaacaacaacaacagaaactcCAGTAACCTGGGACgaaacaacagaaacaacag CAGGTCCCTCCTGCATGTATAACTGTGGATACCATTTCGGCAGCTGCTCATGCAACTATGACTGTCAGTTCTATGGCAACTGTTGCTATGACTTTCACT GGTATTGCCCATCATACCCAACAACAG ATCCAGTTCCTCATCCTCAGTGTGGAGGACACCTGTATGGTTCTGGGTTGTTTTCCAGTCCAACCTACCCCAACTATTACCACGACAATGCCTACTGTGTGTGGTATCTCTCTGCTCAGCAAGGACAGAGGATCTTCCTGACATTTGCTGATGTGCA ACTGGAGCGCTGCTGTAACTGTGACTACATCTCAGTATACGACGGCTCTTCCACTGGTCATCCACAGCTGGGAAAAGTCTGCTTCAGTGACACCACACACCAGGTGTTTCACTCTTCTTCACGATACTTGACTGTTGTCTTCAGAAGCGACTACTCTGATGTCAGCCATGGTTTCAAGGCCCTTTTCACAAGCTCTCTCACCGCAGATCAAG GACGAGTGGATTGTTCCTCAGACAACATGGTCATTGTCATTCAGAGGTCTTACCTGAACTCACTCGGGTTGAGTGCAAATTACCTTTATGTGGACGACCATCTTTGCAGACCCACTATTAGCAGTACTGAAGTTGTGTTTAGCTTCCCACTTGATGCATGTGGAACCAACAAAGAG ATGATGAATGGTTATGTGTCCTACACAAACAATGTGCGGGCCTCTCAGTCTCAGTCGGGTGAAATCACTCATCAGTCACAGTTCCTGCTACGCGTGGGCTGCCGAATGGAGCCAGACACCATGGTGCAGATATTCTACAAGGCCAGGGAGATCATCAATGCCAACATCACAGGAACGGGCCGCTTTAATGCCAGCATTGCCTTCTACACCTCCAGCAATTTCAACCAACAAATTTATGACTCTCCATATGAAGTGAACCTGAATCAGCTTCTGTATGTTCAGGTCAAGCTAAACAGGCCTGACAACAGTCTGGATCTCTTCCTGGATACCTGTGTAGCGTCTCCAAATCCCAATGACTTCAAAGATCGCTCCTATGACCTGCTACGTAACGG atGTCCCAGAGACAACACATATTATTCCTACACCAGTGGTGAACACTACTATGCTCAGTTCAGTTTCCGGGCTTTCAAGTTCCTCCGGACTCATGCCTATGTGTACCTGCAGTGTAAGGTGATCATCTGCCCTGATGATGATTACAACTCTCGCTGCCGCCAAGGTTGCCGCTTCCGTCGCAAGAGATCCCTTGACAGCTCCTACCACACCAATACTGTGACGCTGGGGCCAATCAAACTGAAAG
- the LOC131522747 gene encoding deleted in malignant brain tumors 1 protein-like isoform X3: protein MTDWMGEFFSPQYPSNYPDNSRCTWTIRSTGATTVLLSFTDVFLEECCDYIRVYDGPTTLYPLLGEIRDNTNKQYNSSNNDLTVLFYSDSSVSRRGFHANWFFVDSNSCRNNCGYSLGTCSCDDSCQNNRNCCYDYKSYCSLTTTWPTTTDFPSCIYNCGHEFGSCSCTYDCHYYDSCCLDYDYYCSTTTQTPTTTAATTTPIPTTTTTTPIPTTTPIPTTTTTPIPTTTPIPTTTTPIPTPTTTTTPIPTTTTPIPTTTTTAATTTPPTTTTTAAATTTPTTTTTPPTTTTTAATTTTIDTPQFSPSCMYNCGHDFGICSCNYDCHHYDSCCDDYDYYCSSTTTTTTTPEFSPSCMYNCGHDFGICSCTYDCHYYDSCCFDYGSYCSQLTREPTTTYLIVDDYSCKDICGELLPSCGCDNACQHYGDCCPDYNNYCSSTTTTPTPPPTTTTTITTTTETTTPEFSPSCMYNCGHNFGSCSCTYDCHYYDSCCLDYDYYCSTTTTQTPTTTPPTTTTYTPSFSPSCIYNCGHDFGICSCTYDCHYYGICCFDYDSYCSQLTREPTTTYLIVDDYSCKDICGELLPSCGCDNACQHYGDCCPDYNNYCSSTTTPTPTTTPTTTTETTTPEFSPSCMYNCGHNFGTCSCTYDCHYYDSCCLDYDYYCSSTTTPTTTTETPVTWDETTETTAGPSCMYNCGYHFGSCSCNYDCQFYGNCCYDFHWYCPSYPTTDPVPHPQCGGHLYGSGLFSSPTYPNYYHDNAYCVWYLSAQQGQRIFLTFADVQLERCCNCDYISVYDGSSTGHPQLGKVCFSDTTHQVFHSSSRYLTVVFRSDYSDVSHGFKALFTSSLTADQGRVDCSSDNMVIVIQRSYLNSLGLSANYLYVDDHLCRPTISSTEVVFSFPLDACGTNKEMMNGYVSYTNNVRASQSQSGEITHQSQFLLRVGCRMEPDTMVQIFYKAREIINANITGTGRFNASIAFYTSSNFNQQIYDSPYEVNLNQLLYVQVKLNRPDNSLDLFLDTCVASPNPNDFKDRSYDLLRNGCPRDNTYYSYTSGEHYYAQFSFRAFKFLRTHAYVYLQCKVIICPDDDYNSRCRQGCRFRRKRSLDSSYHTNTVTLGPIKLKGWRHAFRQREKTEAAE from the exons ATGACAGATTGGATGGGTGAATTTTTCAGCCCTCAGTACCCTAGTAACTACCCTGATAACTCACGGTGCACATGGACCATTCGTAGCACAGGGGCGACGACCGTGTTATTGAGCTTCACTGATGTTTT TTTGGAAGAATGCTGTGATTATATCAGAGTATATGATGGTCCGACTACACTCTACCCCTTACTGGGAGAAATACGggacaacacaaacaaacagtacAATTCCAGCAACAATGATCTGACTGTGCTTTTCTACAGCGATAGCAGTGTATCAAGAAGAGGATTTCATGCAAACTGGTTCTTTGTAG ATTCCAATTCATGCAGGAATAACTGCGGATACTCCCTTGGCACTTGTTCATGTGACGACTCCTGTCAGAACAACAGAAACTGTTGCTATGACTACAAAA GCTACTGCTCACTGACAACAACTTGGCCAACTACAACAG ATTTCCCCTCCTGCATTTATAACTGTGGACATGAATTCGGCAGCTGCTCATGCACCTATGACTGTCATTACTATGACAGCTGTTGCCTTGATTATGACT ATTACTGctcaacaacaacacaaactccaacaacaacagcagcaacaacaacaccaataccaacaacaacaacaacaacaccaataccaacaacaacaccaataccaacaacaacaacaacaccaaTACCAACGACAACACCaataccaacaacaacaacaccaaTACCaacaccaacaacaacaacaacaccaataccaacaacaacaacaccaataccaacaacaacaacaacagcagcaacaacaacaccaccaacaacaacaacaacagcagcagcaacaacaacaccaacaacaacaacaacaccaccaacaacaacaacaacagcagcaacaacaacaactatagATACTCCTCAATTCT CTCCCTCCTGCATGTATAACTGTGGACACGACTTTGGCATCTGCTCATGCAACTACGACTGTCACCACTATGACAGCTGTTGCGATGATTACGACT ACTACTgctcatcaacaacaacaacaacaactactcCTGAATTCT CTCCCTCCTGCATGTATAACTGTGGACACGACTTCGGCATCTGCTCATGCACCTACGACTGTCACTACTATGACAGCTGTTGCTTTGATTACGGCA GCTACTGCTCACAGTTGACGAGAGAACCAACAACTACATATCTAATAG TAGATGATTACTCCTGTAAGGATATCTGTGGTGAATTACTTCCCAGCTGTGGATGTGACAACGCCTGTCAGCATTATGGGGACTGTTGTCCTGACTACAACA ACTACTgctcatcaacaacaacaacaccaacaccaccaccaacaacaacaacaacaataacaacaacaacagaaacaacTACTCCTGAATTCT CTCCCTCCTGCATGTATAACTGTGGGCATAACTTCGGCAGCTGCTCATGCACCTACGACTGTCACTACTATGACAGCTGTTGCCTTGATTATGACT ATTACtgctcaacaacaacaacacaaactcCAACAACAACACCACCAACAACAACTACATATACTCCTTCATTCT CTCCCTCCTGCATATATAACTGTGGACACGACTTCGGCATCTGCTCATGCACCTACGACTGTCATTATTATGGCATCTGTTGCTTTGATTACGACA GCTACTGCTCACAGTTGACGAGAGAACCAACAACTACATATCTAATAG TAGATGATTACTCCTGTAAGGATATCTGTGGTGAATTACTTCCCAGCTGTGGATGTGACAACGCCTGTCAGCATTATGGGGACTGTTGTCCTGACTACAACA ACTACTGCTCATCAACAACAACACCAACACCAACAACaacaccaacaacaacaacagaaacaacTACTCCTGAATTCT CTCCCTCCTGCATGTATAACTGTGGGCATAACTTCGGCACCTGCTCATGCACCTACGACTGTCACTACTATGACAGCTGTTGCCTTGATTATGACT ATTACTGCTCATCAACAACaacaccaacaacaacaacagaaactcCAGTAACCTGGGACgaaacaacagaaacaacag CAGGTCCCTCCTGCATGTATAACTGTGGATACCATTTCGGCAGCTGCTCATGCAACTATGACTGTCAGTTCTATGGCAACTGTTGCTATGACTTTCACT GGTATTGCCCATCATACCCAACAACAG ATCCAGTTCCTCATCCTCAGTGTGGAGGACACCTGTATGGTTCTGGGTTGTTTTCCAGTCCAACCTACCCCAACTATTACCACGACAATGCCTACTGTGTGTGGTATCTCTCTGCTCAGCAAGGACAGAGGATCTTCCTGACATTTGCTGATGTGCA ACTGGAGCGCTGCTGTAACTGTGACTACATCTCAGTATACGACGGCTCTTCCACTGGTCATCCACAGCTGGGAAAAGTCTGCTTCAGTGACACCACACACCAGGTGTTTCACTCTTCTTCACGATACTTGACTGTTGTCTTCAGAAGCGACTACTCTGATGTCAGCCATGGTTTCAAGGCCCTTTTCACAAGCTCTCTCACCGCAGATCAAG GACGAGTGGATTGTTCCTCAGACAACATGGTCATTGTCATTCAGAGGTCTTACCTGAACTCACTCGGGTTGAGTGCAAATTACCTTTATGTGGACGACCATCTTTGCAGACCCACTATTAGCAGTACTGAAGTTGTGTTTAGCTTCCCACTTGATGCATGTGGAACCAACAAAGAG ATGATGAATGGTTATGTGTCCTACACAAACAATGTGCGGGCCTCTCAGTCTCAGTCGGGTGAAATCACTCATCAGTCACAGTTCCTGCTACGCGTGGGCTGCCGAATGGAGCCAGACACCATGGTGCAGATATTCTACAAGGCCAGGGAGATCATCAATGCCAACATCACAGGAACGGGCCGCTTTAATGCCAGCATTGCCTTCTACACCTCCAGCAATTTCAACCAACAAATTTATGACTCTCCATATGAAGTGAACCTGAATCAGCTTCTGTATGTTCAGGTCAAGCTAAACAGGCCTGACAACAGTCTGGATCTCTTCCTGGATACCTGTGTAGCGTCTCCAAATCCCAATGACTTCAAAGATCGCTCCTATGACCTGCTACGTAACGG atGTCCCAGAGACAACACATATTATTCCTACACCAGTGGTGAACACTACTATGCTCAGTTCAGTTTCCGGGCTTTCAAGTTCCTCCGGACTCATGCCTATGTGTACCTGCAGTGTAAGGTGATCATCTGCCCTGATGATGATTACAACTCTCGCTGCCGCCAAGGTTGCCGCTTCCGTCGCAAGAGATCCCTTGACAGCTCCTACCACACCAATACTGTGACGCTGGGGCCAATCAAACTGAAAG